The following are encoded in a window of Arthrobacter antioxidans genomic DNA:
- a CDS encoding reverse transcriptase family protein has protein sequence MDRTGPTTGDDDRMRPATARDGGGRGRPSPRPTPASATLAREPAPGVPGLSLLLAHAFLAAPQWRREELIVAGAALLGARRRWLGPLVRGVLSGHPRPPDGAPRELARWIAAQPAFTEAVARASARGTPIGPAHHLPAVPEERTPLRTTASADAVRTPGTRDLAWLARELRLTPGELDWFADTRHWNRRAAHRALHHYRYEWRVRPGRVPRLLEIPGIRLRTLQRRVLDHILAPLPLHDAAHGFVPGRSARTGAAVHTGADVVIALDLVAFFARVPPGRVFGVFRQAGFPEATAHALTGLCTHAVPDAVLRSMPDGGSAGERFALGRALRTAHLPQGAPSSPALANLAVRRLDSRLAGWAAAAGGTYTRYADDLSFSGPASLARRADAFVRGVERIVVAEGHTVNRLKTRVGGAPVRQTVTGIVVNVRTNVARTDYDALRAILHNCRVHGPESQRRGQADLRAHLAGRISWVESLNPQRGRRLRDAFERISW, from the coding sequence ATGGACAGGACCGGTCCGACGACGGGCGACGACGACCGGATGCGTCCCGCCACGGCGCGGGATGGCGGCGGGCGCGGCAGGCCGTCCCCACGGCCGACACCGGCCTCGGCAACGCTGGCCCGGGAGCCGGCACCGGGCGTCCCGGGCCTCTCGCTCCTCCTGGCCCACGCCTTCCTCGCCGCTCCCCAGTGGCGGCGGGAGGAGCTGATCGTGGCGGGTGCCGCCCTCCTGGGCGCGCGACGGCGCTGGCTGGGTCCTCTCGTCCGCGGTGTCCTCTCCGGTCACCCCAGGCCTCCGGACGGCGCGCCCCGGGAGTTGGCCCGCTGGATCGCCGCCCAGCCCGCGTTCACGGAGGCGGTCGCCAGGGCGTCGGCCCGCGGCACACCCATCGGTCCGGCCCATCATCTCCCCGCGGTCCCGGAGGAGCGGACCCCGCTTCGGACCACGGCGTCGGCGGATGCCGTCCGGACGCCGGGCACGAGGGACCTCGCCTGGCTCGCGCGGGAGCTGCGACTCACGCCCGGGGAGCTCGACTGGTTCGCTGACACCCGGCACTGGAATCGGCGTGCCGCGCATCGGGCACTGCACCACTACCGGTACGAGTGGCGCGTGCGGCCGGGACGCGTGCCGCGGCTCCTGGAGATCCCCGGGATCCGCCTGCGGACGCTGCAGCGCCGCGTGCTGGACCACATCCTCGCCCCGCTGCCGCTGCACGATGCGGCGCACGGCTTCGTGCCGGGACGCAGCGCGCGGACGGGCGCTGCGGTCCACACGGGCGCCGACGTCGTCATCGCCCTCGACCTGGTCGCCTTCTTCGCGCGCGTCCCGCCGGGCCGGGTCTTCGGTGTCTTCCGCCAGGCGGGCTTCCCGGAAGCGACCGCCCACGCCCTCACGGGACTGTGCACGCACGCGGTCCCGGACGCGGTGCTGCGGTCGATGCCCGACGGCGGCAGCGCCGGTGAACGCTTCGCCCTCGGACGGGCGCTGCGGACTGCGCATCTGCCGCAGGGGGCGCCGTCGTCGCCGGCCCTCGCCAACCTCGCCGTCCGGCGCCTCGACTCCCGGCTGGCCGGCTGGGCCGCCGCGGCCGGGGGCACCTACACGCGGTACGCCGACGACCTCTCCTTCAGCGGCCCGGCATCCCTCGCCCGGCGCGCCGACGCGTTCGTCCGCGGCGTCGAGCGCATCGTCGTCGCCGAAGGCCACACGGTGAACCGGCTCAAGACCCGGGTCGGCGGAGCCCCGGTCCGGCAGACCGTGACCGGCATCGTCGTGAACGTGCGCACCAACGTGGCGCGAACGGACTACGACGCCCTCAGGGCGATCCTCCACAACTGCCGCGTGCACGGGCCGGAGTCCCAGCGGCGCGGGCAGGCCGACCTCCGGGCGCACCTCGCCGGGCGGATCTCCTGGGTGGAGTCCCTGAACCCGCAGCGGGGACGCCGGCTCAGGGACGCCTTCGAACGGATCAGCTGGTGA
- a CDS encoding DUF5996 family protein produces the protein MSGRGTMSGTTTAGGWPALRVEDWQDTRATLHMWCQVVGKIRMAHAPLVNHWWQVPFYVTPRGWGTSSIPYGNGMFDLEFDVVNHRLLVRTSAGVDRSVPLEPQSVARFHERTMAALAGVGIDAPIRPVPTEVDPAVPFAEDRDHASYDPAAVTAFWLQLVQAERVLTRFRAEFLGKVSPVHFFWGGMDLACTRFSGRPAPTHPGGAPNCADWVMEEGYSHELSSCGFWPGGGEEGAFYSYAYPEPEGYRDAPVDVGGAFYSAEFRQFLLPYEAVRTAADPDAVLLAFLRATYAAAATTGGWDAGLLTDPRRLDVHAR, from the coding sequence ATGAGCGGGCGCGGCACCATGAGCGGCACGACGACGGCCGGCGGCTGGCCCGCGCTCCGGGTCGAGGACTGGCAGGACACCCGGGCCACGCTGCACATGTGGTGCCAGGTCGTCGGCAAGATCCGGATGGCCCACGCTCCCCTCGTCAACCACTGGTGGCAGGTGCCGTTCTACGTGACGCCGCGCGGCTGGGGGACGTCGTCGATCCCCTACGGCAACGGCATGTTCGACCTGGAGTTCGACGTCGTGAACCACCGCCTGCTGGTGCGCACCAGTGCGGGTGTGGACCGCAGCGTCCCTCTCGAGCCGCAGTCCGTGGCCCGGTTCCACGAGCGGACCATGGCGGCGCTGGCCGGGGTGGGGATCGATGCCCCGATCCGGCCGGTCCCCACGGAGGTGGATCCGGCGGTGCCCTTCGCCGAGGACCGCGACCACGCCTCCTACGATCCCGCCGCCGTGACGGCGTTCTGGCTCCAGCTCGTCCAGGCCGAGCGGGTCCTCACGCGCTTCAGGGCCGAGTTCCTCGGCAAGGTGAGCCCGGTGCACTTCTTCTGGGGAGGCATGGACCTCGCCTGCACGCGGTTCTCCGGGCGGCCCGCGCCCACCCATCCCGGGGGCGCCCCGAACTGCGCGGACTGGGTCATGGAGGAGGGCTACTCCCACGAGCTCTCGAGCTGCGGGTTCTGGCCCGGCGGCGGCGAGGAGGGCGCGTTCTACTCGTACGCCTACCCCGAACCCGAGGGCTACCGGGACGCGCCCGTCGACGTCGGGGGCGCGTTCTACAGTGCCGAGTTCCGCCAGTTCCTGCTGCCCTACGAAGCCGTCCGCACGGCTGCCGACCCGGATGCGGTGCTGCTCGCCTTCCTGCGGGCCACCTACGCCGCGGCAGCGACGACGGGCGGCTGGGACGCCGGCCTCCTGACGGACCCCCGGCGGCTGGACGTGCACGCCCGCTGA
- a CDS encoding ABC transporter permease translates to MSTILPPAADGSVAPNDPAIDTGRGTGLWKDAYLRLRRNPQAIVGAVIIGLFLLVAILAPILAPYGGDELPGRTSITPTTIPGPGEIDGFPLGLDRFGGDVVSKLIWGARASLLIGVVSTALGLAGGMLLGVLAGGLGGWVDSAIMRFVDILLSVPSLLLAVSIAAMLGQSTYAIMIAIGVSQIPIFARLLRSTMLSQRGADYILAARTLGLSRRTITMSHLLPNSMGPVIVQATLSLATAVIDAAALAFLGLGGGLPQTAEWGRMLTYAQAELGVAPQLAFLPGACIVITALGFTLLGESLREALDPKTRKK, encoded by the coding sequence ATGAGTACCATCCTGCCGCCCGCCGCCGACGGCTCCGTGGCCCCGAACGATCCCGCCATCGACACCGGGCGCGGCACCGGCCTGTGGAAGGACGCCTACCTCCGGCTGCGCCGGAACCCGCAGGCGATCGTCGGCGCCGTCATCATCGGGCTCTTCCTGCTCGTGGCCATCCTCGCGCCGATCCTCGCGCCCTATGGCGGCGACGAGCTCCCGGGACGCACGTCGATCACCCCCACCACCATTCCGGGTCCGGGCGAGATCGACGGATTCCCGCTGGGACTCGACCGCTTCGGCGGGGACGTCGTCAGCAAGCTCATCTGGGGCGCCCGGGCATCGCTGCTGATCGGCGTCGTCTCGACGGCGCTCGGCCTCGCGGGCGGGATGCTGCTCGGCGTCCTGGCCGGGGGCCTCGGCGGCTGGGTGGACAGCGCGATCATGCGGTTCGTGGACATCCTGCTGTCCGTCCCCAGCCTCCTCCTCGCCGTCAGTATCGCCGCGATGCTGGGCCAGAGCACCTACGCGATCATGATCGCCATCGGCGTCTCGCAGATCCCCATCTTCGCAAGGCTCCTGCGCTCCACGATGCTGTCGCAGCGGGGCGCCGACTACATCCTCGCGGCGCGGACCCTGGGCCTCAGCCGCCGGACGATCACGATGAGCCACCTGCTGCCGAACAGCATGGGTCCCGTGATCGTGCAGGCCACCCTCAGCCTCGCCACCGCCGTGATCGACGCCGCCGCGCTGGCCTTCCTCGGCCTCGGCGGCGGGCTGCCGCAGACCGCTGAGTGGGGACGCATGCTCACCTACGCGCAGGCGGAGCTCGGGGTCGCGCCGCAGCTCGCCTTCCTCCCGGGTGCGTGCATCGTCATCACGGCGCTGGGCTTCACCCTGCTGGGGGAGTCCCTGCGCGAGGCGCTCGACCCGAAGACCCGCAAGAAGTAG
- a CDS encoding ABC transporter permease yields the protein MLRVIGKRLALLIPTLFGLSILLFLWVRNLPGGPATALLGEKATPEAIARINELYGFDRPLITQYLTYMGKLFQGDFGVSINTGRPVLEEFATRFPATIELTVIALIFAVGVGVPLGYLAARHNGRFIDHSSVVLSLIGITVPVFFLAFILKYLFAIQWSLLPPDGRQDPRMDATHYTQFYVLDGLLTGEYDAAWDAFLHLILPGLALGTIPLAIIVRITRASVLEVQNADYVRTARAKGLKESTIRGSFILRNAMLPVVTTIGLQLGLLISGAVLTETVFAFNGIGRFLRDAIFGLDYPVLQGFIIFIAVLYALINLIVDLSYSVIDPRVRVQ from the coding sequence GTGTTACGCGTCATCGGTAAGCGGCTAGCCCTGCTCATCCCCACCCTGTTCGGCCTGTCCATCCTGCTGTTCCTGTGGGTGCGCAATCTCCCGGGCGGCCCGGCCACAGCCCTCCTCGGGGAGAAGGCCACCCCGGAGGCCATCGCCCGGATCAACGAGCTGTACGGGTTCGACCGCCCTCTGATCACCCAGTACCTGACCTACATGGGCAAGCTGTTCCAGGGGGACTTCGGGGTCTCGATCAACACCGGGCGCCCCGTGCTCGAGGAATTCGCCACCCGGTTCCCGGCGACCATCGAACTGACGGTCATCGCCCTGATCTTCGCCGTCGGCGTCGGCGTGCCCCTCGGGTACCTCGCAGCGCGGCACAACGGCCGGTTCATCGACCACAGCTCGGTGGTCCTCAGCCTGATCGGCATCACGGTGCCGGTCTTCTTCCTCGCGTTCATCCTCAAGTACCTGTTCGCCATCCAGTGGTCGCTCCTGCCCCCGGACGGGCGGCAGGACCCGCGGATGGATGCCACGCACTACACGCAGTTCTACGTGCTGGACGGCCTGCTGACCGGCGAGTACGACGCCGCCTGGGACGCCTTCCTGCACCTGATCCTGCCCGGACTCGCCCTCGGCACCATCCCGCTCGCGATCATCGTCCGCATCACACGCGCCTCGGTCCTGGAGGTGCAGAACGCCGACTACGTGCGCACCGCCCGGGCCAAGGGACTGAAGGAGAGCACCATCCGCGGCAGCTTCATCCTGCGGAATGCGATGCTCCCCGTCGTCACGACCATCGGCCTCCAGCTGGGCCTGCTCATCTCCGGCGCGGTGCTGACCGAGACGGTCTTCGCCTTCAACGGCATCGGCCGGTTCCTGCGGGACGCCATCTTCGGGCTCGACTACCCGGTCCTCCAGGGCTTCATCATCTTCATCGCCGTCCTCTACGCGCTGATCAACCTGATCGTCGACCTCTCCTACTCCGTCATCGACCCGAGGGTGCGTGTGCAATGA
- a CDS encoding ABC transporter substrate-binding protein, translated as MSNRGTSVRGAGFARKRAALTAGISIAALLLTGCVQSQREEDTGAEGDSAIDSTFVFAASSDPKSLDPAFASDGESFRVSRQIFEGLVGVEPGTADPAPLLAESWETAEDGLSTVFQLKEGVTFHDGTPFNAEAVCFNFDRWYNWTGIQQAESTSYYYGSLFRGFADSPENAIYESCEANGDNEVTINLAKPFAGFIPALSLPAFGMQSPTALEEYSADEIGGTAEAPSLSEYALGHPVGTGPFKFDSWDVGQQLELSIYDEYWGDKGQITKTIFRIIDNPQARRQALEAGDIDGYDLVAPADTQSLKDAGYNITARDPFTILYLGMNQAIPELEDPKVREAIAHAIDKEALVAQTLPEGTKVATQFIPDVVDGYNEDVTTYDFDPERAKELLAEAGYPDGFEVTFNYPTNVSRPYMPTPEEVFTNLQAQLADVGITVEPAPAAWSPDYLNQIQATPDHGLHLLGWTGDYNDTDNFIGVFFGQEKQEFGFDNPELFAALDEARGMSDRDEQTEKYKEINEQIAEFNPAIPLAHPAPSLAFAPRVTSYPASPVNDEVFTDIELSE; from the coding sequence ATGTCTAACCGAGGCACATCCGTGCGCGGCGCAGGTTTCGCGAGGAAACGCGCTGCGCTCACCGCGGGAATCTCCATCGCCGCACTCCTCCTCACAGGCTGCGTCCAGAGCCAGCGCGAGGAGGACACCGGCGCCGAGGGCGACTCCGCCATCGACTCCACCTTCGTCTTCGCCGCATCCTCCGACCCGAAGTCGCTCGACCCCGCCTTCGCGAGCGACGGCGAGTCCTTCCGCGTCAGCCGGCAGATCTTCGAGGGCCTCGTGGGTGTGGAACCCGGCACCGCCGACCCCGCCCCGCTGCTCGCGGAGTCCTGGGAGACCGCCGAGGACGGCCTGTCCACGGTCTTCCAGCTCAAGGAGGGCGTCACCTTCCACGACGGCACGCCGTTCAACGCCGAGGCCGTCTGCTTCAACTTCGACCGCTGGTACAACTGGACCGGCATCCAGCAGGCGGAGTCGACGTCGTACTACTACGGGTCGCTGTTCCGTGGCTTCGCCGACAGCCCCGAGAACGCCATCTACGAGTCCTGCGAGGCCAATGGAGACAACGAAGTCACCATCAACCTGGCCAAGCCGTTCGCCGGATTCATCCCCGCGCTGTCGCTGCCGGCCTTCGGGATGCAGAGCCCGACGGCGCTCGAGGAGTACTCGGCCGACGAGATCGGCGGCACGGCCGAAGCCCCGTCGCTGAGCGAATACGCCCTCGGCCACCCCGTCGGCACGGGCCCCTTCAAGTTCGATTCGTGGGACGTCGGCCAGCAGCTCGAGCTCTCGATCTACGACGAGTACTGGGGCGACAAGGGCCAGATCACCAAGACGATCTTCCGCATCATCGACAACCCGCAGGCACGCCGCCAGGCCCTCGAGGCCGGGGACATCGACGGCTACGACCTCGTCGCTCCCGCCGACACGCAGTCCCTGAAGGACGCCGGCTACAACATCACCGCGCGTGACCCCTTCACCATCCTCTACCTGGGCATGAACCAGGCCATCCCCGAGCTCGAGGACCCGAAGGTCCGCGAGGCCATCGCCCACGCGATCGACAAGGAAGCCCTCGTGGCGCAGACCCTGCCCGAAGGCACCAAGGTCGCCACGCAGTTCATCCCCGACGTCGTCGACGGGTACAACGAGGACGTCACCACCTACGACTTCGACCCCGAGCGCGCCAAGGAACTGCTCGCCGAGGCGGGCTACCCCGACGGCTTCGAGGTGACGTTCAACTACCCGACGAACGTCTCCCGTCCGTACATGCCGACACCCGAGGAGGTCTTCACCAACCTGCAGGCCCAGCTCGCGGATGTCGGCATCACGGTCGAGCCCGCTCCCGCCGCCTGGTCCCCCGATTACCTGAACCAGATCCAGGCGACACCCGACCACGGCCTGCACCTGCTCGGCTGGACCGGCGACTACAACGACACCGACAACTTCATCGGCGTCTTCTTCGGCCAGGAGAAGCAGGAGTTCGGCTTCGACAACCCCGAGCTCTTCGCGGCCCTCGACGAGGCCCGTGGGATGAGCGATCGTGACGAGCAGACCGAGAAGTACAAGGAGATCAACGAGCAGATCGCCGAGTTCAACCCGGCCATCCCGCTCGCCCACCCCGCTCCATCGCTGGCCTTCGCGCCGCGCGTGACCTCCTACCCGGCGAGCCCCGTCAACGACGAGGTCTTCACGGACATCGAGCTGAGCGAGTAG
- a CDS encoding DUF2332 domain-containing protein, producing the protein MTETEATTAERYRRFAEVEARGYSPLYDEWCTGISGDDDVLGRLDTLPPHRRQPVLFLGAARFVGVPLGDYSAFRAFVLAEWASIRAVMESRTTQTNEAGRCAVLLPLLAAISAEEGRPLALIEVGASAGACLYPDRYAYSYTPGPALAPSTGSPVPPLECAVSGDVPLPARLPEVVWRAGIDLNPLDARNEDDVRWLEALVWPEHGFRAERLRAALGVVRADPPLLVRGDLNEHIGPLVERAPRDAVVVVFHSAVLAYLDQAGRDRFAGTMLGLAADRTRPVHWLSHEGHRTLTGVPGAMQPAPGEQDGLFVLQHNGRSVARTGPHGQSITWLQPSRSGA; encoded by the coding sequence ATGACGGAGACGGAAGCGACCACCGCCGAGCGTTACCGCCGCTTCGCCGAGGTGGAGGCGCGGGGCTACTCGCCGCTGTACGACGAGTGGTGCACGGGGATCAGCGGCGACGACGACGTCCTCGGCCGCCTCGACACCCTGCCGCCCCACCGCCGCCAGCCGGTCCTGTTCCTCGGTGCCGCACGCTTCGTCGGGGTGCCGCTGGGCGACTACTCCGCCTTCCGTGCCTTCGTCCTCGCCGAGTGGGCGTCCATCCGTGCGGTCATGGAGAGCCGGACCACCCAGACCAACGAGGCCGGACGGTGCGCCGTCCTGCTTCCGCTCCTCGCCGCCATCAGTGCCGAGGAGGGCCGGCCGCTCGCCCTCATCGAGGTCGGCGCCTCCGCCGGAGCCTGCCTCTACCCCGATCGGTACGCGTACTCCTACACCCCGGGGCCGGCGCTCGCACCGAGCACCGGCTCGCCGGTCCCTCCCCTCGAGTGCGCGGTATCGGGGGACGTACCGCTGCCCGCGCGGCTGCCGGAGGTCGTCTGGCGGGCCGGGATCGACCTGAATCCGCTCGACGCCCGGAACGAGGACGATGTCCGGTGGCTCGAGGCGCTCGTCTGGCCGGAGCACGGCTTCCGCGCCGAGCGGCTCCGCGCCGCCCTCGGCGTGGTCCGCGCCGATCCGCCGCTGCTCGTCCGCGGTGACCTGAACGAGCACATCGGGCCGCTCGTCGAGCGCGCTCCGCGGGACGCCGTCGTCGTCGTGTTCCACAGCGCGGTGCTCGCCTATCTCGACCAGGCGGGCCGGGACCGCTTCGCCGGGACCATGCTGGGGCTGGCGGCGGACCGGACCCGCCCGGTCCACTGGCTGTCCCACGAAGGCCATCGCACACTCACCGGAGTGCCCGGCGCCATGCAGCCGGCGCCCGGCGAGCAGGACGGACTGTTCGTGCTGCAGCACAACGGCCGGTCGGTGGCCCGGACCGGTCCGCACGGGCAGTCCATCACCTGGCTCCAGCCGTCCCGGTCAGGTGCCTAG
- a CDS encoding MarP family serine protease yields MPEVSLGEFTLLDIILVVVLLGYLVAGLRNGFLVTLGGIAGFVAGAVAAFFAVPLVSGWVPDNPWRLIAVIGTVIVLIIVGQGVGSALGASIRRWSDFPPLRLIDRILGGVVNVVVAALVLSMLAFSVGTLGVPFLSQQLASSQVIRTIDTATPGPVRTWMAQLRSIAVDDGIPTILESVGPATPAEVPDASVDTPELAAAGASVVRITGTAFQCGQNQTGSGFVIAPGRVITNAHVVAGVDRPVVEVPGGGALPGRVVQLETVRDVAVIAVDGLQAPPLTLGEELASGATAAFAGYPAGGPYRIQPASVQGISPVLVNNIYGADPRPLQIYSLAANVQQGNSGGPLLDLQGRVAGVVFAKSTADAPVGYALSLAELRPIAESAGSLDDTVSAGQCTRG; encoded by the coding sequence GTGCCGGAAGTCAGCCTCGGGGAGTTCACCCTCCTCGACATCATCCTGGTGGTGGTCCTCCTCGGCTATCTGGTCGCCGGGCTCCGCAACGGGTTCCTCGTCACCCTCGGCGGGATCGCCGGCTTCGTCGCCGGAGCCGTTGCCGCCTTCTTCGCCGTCCCCCTGGTCAGCGGGTGGGTGCCGGACAATCCATGGCGCCTGATCGCGGTCATCGGCACGGTCATCGTGCTCATCATCGTGGGGCAGGGCGTCGGCTCCGCCCTCGGAGCGTCCATCCGCCGCTGGTCCGACTTCCCGCCCCTGCGCCTCATCGACCGCATCCTCGGCGGGGTGGTGAACGTCGTCGTCGCCGCCCTGGTCCTGTCGATGCTCGCCTTCAGCGTCGGGACCCTGGGGGTCCCGTTCCTGTCCCAGCAGCTCGCCTCCTCACAGGTCATCCGGACCATCGACACGGCGACGCCCGGGCCCGTCCGCACCTGGATGGCCCAGCTGCGGTCCATCGCGGTCGACGACGGCATCCCCACCATCCTCGAGAGCGTGGGACCCGCCACCCCCGCCGAGGTGCCCGACGCCTCGGTGGACACGCCCGAACTCGCCGCCGCGGGGGCCTCCGTGGTCCGCATCACCGGCACGGCCTTCCAGTGCGGGCAGAACCAGACCGGCTCGGGCTTCGTCATCGCGCCCGGGCGGGTCATCACGAACGCGCACGTCGTGGCCGGCGTCGACCGCCCCGTCGTGGAAGTGCCGGGCGGCGGCGCGCTGCCGGGCCGGGTGGTGCAGCTCGAGACCGTGCGGGACGTCGCCGTGATCGCCGTCGACGGCCTGCAGGCCCCTCCGCTGACCCTCGGGGAGGAGCTCGCGAGCGGGGCGACGGCGGCGTTCGCCGGCTACCCCGCGGGCGGCCCCTACCGGATCCAGCCGGCGAGCGTGCAGGGCATCTCGCCCGTGCTCGTCAACAACATCTACGGCGCGGACCCCCGGCCCTTGCAGATCTACAGCCTCGCCGCCAACGTCCAGCAGGGGAACTCGGGGGGTCCGCTGCTGGACCTGCAGGGTCGTGTGGCGGGGGTCGTCTTCGCGAAGTCCACGGCGGATGCGCCCGTGGGCTACGCGCTCTCCCTCGCGGAGCTGCGCCCCATCGCCGAGAGCGCCGGGAGCCTGGACGACACCGTCTCCGCGGGGCAGTGCACGCGCGGCTAG
- a CDS encoding Crp/Fnr family transcriptional regulator, with amino-acid sequence MDIEVLRRAPLFASLGDDVFAALTDELIEVDLPRGSSVFREGDQGDQLYFIVSGKIKLGRTAQDGRENLLAILGPGELFGEMALFDPSPRTATATAVSETRLAGLKNENLRALLETRPEVSAQLLQALARRLRRTNESLADLVFSDVPGRVAKALLDLADRFGRPATDGILVAHELTQEELAQLVGASRETVNKALAEFVQRGWLRLEARAVVILDIQRLRQRSR; translated from the coding sequence ATGGACATCGAGGTACTGCGCCGGGCACCCCTCTTCGCATCACTGGGAGACGACGTCTTCGCCGCACTCACGGACGAGCTGATCGAAGTCGATCTGCCCCGCGGGTCGTCGGTCTTCCGCGAGGGCGATCAGGGCGATCAGCTGTACTTCATCGTCTCCGGCAAGATCAAGCTCGGGCGCACGGCACAGGACGGCCGTGAGAACCTCCTCGCGATCCTCGGCCCCGGGGAGCTGTTCGGTGAGATGGCGCTCTTCGATCCGAGCCCGCGCACCGCGACCGCGACCGCCGTGTCCGAGACGCGCCTGGCCGGGCTGAAGAACGAGAACCTGCGGGCGCTGCTCGAGACGCGCCCCGAGGTCTCGGCCCAGCTGCTGCAGGCCCTGGCCCGCCGCCTCCGCCGCACCAACGAATCACTAGCCGACCTCGTGTTCTCGGACGTGCCGGGCCGCGTGGCCAAGGCCCTGCTCGACCTCGCGGACCGATTCGGCCGGCCCGCCACGGACGGCATCCTCGTGGCCCACGAACTCACGCAGGAGGAACTGGCACAGCTCGTGGGTGCTTCCCGCGAGACGGTCAACAAGGCCCTGGCCGAGTTCGTCCAGCGCGGCTGGCTCCGCCTGGAGGCACGCGCCGTCGTCATCCTCGACATCCAGCGGCTGCGCCAGCGCAGCCGCTGA
- a CDS encoding NUDIX hydrolase, with product MDRLSTRFFPVHPDQRSAAESWVEHGERTPLKARAASSVVLLRDSAIGTETYLSYRRGQSPLGVIGFPGGSVEESDDDEIPWYGPTPSMWAKTLGVEDHRVARRHVLCAIRELFEETGVLLAGPDASSMVEGTQAREWMKAREAINEGECRFTDILTRRGLGVRTDLIKPLSHWVTPDFAHRRFDTHYFAAAQPVNQEPSILESKGVWGEWRWAAQEVADRDTTRLGDEVSQPNTVGCTLSELAVPAVEIILEKIGSSRGCIAYLSHKRPVKLYHPELSDHDGNLMLQVECPKLTEGGSVQRGR from the coding sequence GTGGACCGTCTCAGCACCAGGTTCTTCCCCGTCCACCCGGACCAGCGGTCGGCAGCGGAGAGCTGGGTCGAACACGGGGAGCGCACACCCCTCAAGGCCCGCGCGGCGTCGTCCGTGGTCCTGTTGCGCGACAGCGCGATCGGCACCGAGACCTACCTGTCCTACCGGCGGGGGCAGTCCCCGCTGGGGGTCATCGGCTTCCCGGGCGGCAGTGTCGAGGAGTCCGACGACGACGAGATCCCCTGGTACGGCCCCACGCCGTCCATGTGGGCGAAGACGCTGGGCGTCGAGGACCACCGGGTGGCGCGGCGCCACGTGCTGTGTGCCATCCGAGAGCTCTTCGAGGAGACCGGCGTGCTGCTGGCCGGACCCGATGCGTCGTCGATGGTCGAGGGCACCCAGGCCAGGGAGTGGATGAAGGCGCGCGAGGCCATCAACGAGGGGGAATGCCGGTTCACGGACATCCTCACCCGCCGTGGCCTCGGCGTCAGGACCGACCTCATCAAGCCGCTCTCGCACTGGGTCACCCCTGACTTCGCCCACCGCCGGTTCGACACCCACTACTTCGCGGCCGCGCAGCCCGTGAACCAGGAACCGAGCATCCTCGAGAGCAAGGGCGTCTGGGGCGAATGGCGCTGGGCCGCCCAGGAGGTGGCCGACCGCGACACCACGCGGCTCGGTGACGAGGTGAGCCAGCCGAACACCGTGGGCTGCACGCTCAGTGAGCTCGCGGTGCCGGCCGTGGAGATCATCCTCGAGAAGATCGGCTCCTCACGCGGCTGCATCGCCTACCTGTCCCACAAGCGGCCCGTGAAGCTGTACCACCCGGAGCTCTCCGACCACGACGGCAACCTCATGCTGCAGGTCGAGTGCCCCAAGCTCACCGAGGGCGGGTCGGTTCAGCGCGGGCGCTGA
- a CDS encoding RidA family protein, with amino-acid sequence MSGVEARLADLGITLPAVVPPVASYVPAVVSGNHVYTSGQLPFIDGKLPASGKVGAGVDAATATTLASICAVNALAAIKSEIGDLERITRIVKVVGFVASDPSFTGQPGVINGASDLLGTVLGDAGVHARSAVGVAVLPLDSPVEVEIIAEFV; translated from the coding sequence ATCTCGGGGGTCGAGGCACGTCTCGCCGACCTCGGGATCACTCTGCCCGCCGTCGTCCCGCCCGTGGCCTCCTACGTTCCCGCCGTCGTGAGCGGCAACCACGTCTACACCTCGGGGCAGCTCCCCTTCATTGACGGCAAACTCCCAGCTTCGGGCAAGGTCGGTGCGGGTGTCGACGCCGCGACCGCCACCACCCTCGCGTCGATCTGCGCAGTCAACGCCCTGGCCGCGATCAAGAGCGAGATCGGCGACCTCGAGCGCATCACGCGGATCGTGAAGGTGGTGGGCTTCGTCGCCTCGGACCCCTCGTTCACCGGTCAGCCGGGCGTGATCAACGGCGCGTCGGACCTCCTCGGTACCGTGCTCGGCGACGCCGGCGTGCACGCCCGCTCCGCCGTCGGCGTGGCCGTCCTCCCCCTCGACTCGCCCGTCGAGGTCGAGATCATCGCGGAGTTCGTCTAG
- a CDS encoding DUF4177 domain-containing protein, whose protein sequence is MTKWEYSTIPLIIHATKQILDQWGDDGWELVQVVPGPDGNGLVAYLKREKS, encoded by the coding sequence ATGACGAAATGGGAGTACTCCACGATTCCGCTCATCATCCACGCGACGAAGCAGATCCTCGATCAGTGGGGCGACGACGGATGGGAGCTCGTCCAGGTGGTTCCCGGGCCCGACGGCAACGGCCTCGTCGCCTACCTCAAAAGGGAGAAGAGCTAG